Within Deltaproteobacteria bacterium CG11_big_fil_rev_8_21_14_0_20_42_23, the genomic segment TATAACCACACTCCCCGGAAGTGTCTTGGTTATCGAACTCCTGCTGAGGTCTTCTTGAACCAAGTGTTGCACTTCGAATGTGAATCCACATCCCCGCATTCGCGAGGATGACAAAGAAAAATCAATTCCCTGCAAAAACTTCGCAGAAATAACAATAAAAATCACAACCGCTCTACAATCGTTGCCACACCTTGGCCTCCGCCTACACACATGGTGGCCAAACCATACTTTGCTTTTTTCTCTTTCATCGCGTGCAACAAAGTTGTCATGATTCTGGCTCCACTTGCACCAAGGGGATGACCAAGTGCGATAGCTCCACCATGAATGTTTACACGTTTTTCATCGATGCCTAACTCTTTCAATACCGCAAGTGATTGCACGGCAAACGCTTCGTTGAGTTCGATGAGATCGATGTCTTTCATTTTTAAGCCGGCACGCTGCAAAGCTTTGGGAACAGCAGCAACAGGCCCAATACCCATCAGCGCTGGATCAACTCCTGCAACTGCCATGGAACGAACACGCGCCAAAGGTTGCAGCTTTAATTTTTTCGCTAATTTTTTCGACATCACCAGCAAAACAGAAGCACCATCGGTGAGCGGTGAAGAATTTCCAGCGGTAACCGTTCCATCTTTTCTGAAGGCAGGTTTAAGGGATGCAAGTTTCTCGAGTGACGAATCTGCTCTGGGGCCTTCGTCTTTACTGGTTTTGCTGGCGCTGCCATCTTCAGCTGTAATAGTGATGGGAACAATTTCATTTGCAAATTTATTTTGCTGCATTGCGGAAACCGCTTTGCGATGCGATGCTAACGCAAACTGATCTTGTTCTTCTCTGCCAATTTTATACTGGCTTGCTAAGGTTTCTGCGGTGGTGCCCATGGCAATGTAGCCATCGGGATTTCCATCGCGCATCAGTTTTTCATTGAGGCTTGGGTTGAAACCACCCATGGGCACGTGGCTCATCGATTCAATTCCACCCACTACGAAAGCTTCGCCATTTTCTGTCATCACCGCTTGAGCTGCATGGTTTAAGGCTGTGAGTGATGAAGCGCAAAAACGATTAATGGTTGCTGCTCCACTTGAAAGCGGCAAACCTGCTAAAAATGAGATGTTGCGAGCAACGTTTAAACCTTGCTCACCTTCGGGCATGGCACAACCAAATAAGACATCTTCGACAAGTTGTGGGTTGAACGATGTGCTACGCGCAAGCAGAGCTTTAATTAACTCGGCAGCGATATCATCAATTCTGGTGTGAATGTATTGGCCCTTTAAGGCACGCCCCATGGGGCTTCGAACGGCATCTACAATAACGGCTTCTTGCATAATTTCTCCTCCCTTAAGGAACGGTTCTTATAATCGAGAAGGGAAAGAGATCACAAGAAAATTTTACTTTACTCTTGCGCTGACGAAGAAATGCAGATAGCGACTCGCTTTGCGGGGAATTGAAAAGGAGAAAGACATGGCGGAACCAACTCAAAAATTAAAAACCAATGTAACAGTTGCTTCTTTTGGATGCTTCTATAAAACGTCCCCATTCCCTGCAACTAATTGTGACAGTGCAGCTGCTCAATTTATTAACGCCACAGCGAGAACTGAACTAGAGTCACAATACCTTAGCTGCAATATTAAAGAAGTTAGAGAAGCGAATCTTTATGTCGCTATCACCCACTCATTACTTGTAACTTGCCATCGCAATGAAAAACCCATTCAGACGCATGCTTCTGTTCTCATCTGCGATTATAAAAAAATTGCAGATGAAGCAGGCGAGCACCAGAATGAGCCAAATTATCTTCTCGATCGTTGTATCGACAAATATGCTGCTCACGTTAAGCAATATGCTGAATATTTCATAGGCTGCGAACCCATTATCGTCTATTCGCAAAACGCTAGCAATTCACCTGTTGGAAATGACCTTCATCCAGAATCTGTAATTGCTCTTTGCACTACAGAGGTGAAATAAGTTTCAGCAGTTTTTTCACCATACGCGCAATAAAAAACCCGCCTTGTAAGCGGGTTTTTATATAAAAAGACGCAAGTTCATAAGCCGAGTTCTGTTGCTCGCTTTCGCGAACGACTGTCATTCATCTAGGTTTGCCGTCGCCGGCAAACTCAAGCAGCAACCCGTTTTGCTGTAGACAAGCTACATCGTCTGGCTAACGACGATCTTTCGATCAACAAAACTATTTGCCTTTCTCCTCCTGGGGTTTACCTTGCCACTTTTGTCGCCAAAAGCGCGGTGGGCTCTTACCCCACCTTTTCACCCTTGCCATGCTAGAAACTAGGAG encodes:
- a CDS encoding acetyl-CoA C-acyltransferase (Catalyzes the synthesis of acetoacetyl coenzyme A from two molecules of acetyl coenzyme A. It can also act as a thiolase, catalyzing the reverse reaction and generating two-carbon units from the four-carbon product of fatty acid oxidation) yields the protein MQEAVIVDAVRSPMGRALKGQYIHTRIDDIAAELIKALLARSTSFNPQLVEDVLFGCAMPEGEQGLNVARNISFLAGLPLSSGAATINRFCASSLTALNHAAQAVMTENGEAFVVGGIESMSHVPMGGFNPSLNEKLMRDGNPDGYIAMGTTAETLASQYKIGREEQDQFALASHRKAVSAMQQNKFANEIVPITITAEDGSASKTSKDEGPRADSSLEKLASLKPAFRKDGTVTAGNSSPLTDGASVLLVMSKKLAKKLKLQPLARVRSMAVAGVDPALMGIGPVAAVPKALQRAGLKMKDIDLIELNEAFAVQSLAVLKELGIDEKRVNIHGGAIALGHPLGASGARIMTTLLHAMKEKKAKYGLATMCVGGGQGVATIVERL